The Lycium barbarum isolate Lr01 chromosome 10, ASM1917538v2, whole genome shotgun sequence genome includes a region encoding these proteins:
- the LOC132613498 gene encoding folylpolyglutamate synthase isoform X5, translated as MVNCLHVTYRSRVRAVEAGTNACIRVGRLHDTLWGVALPRILLPRDALCTGMLFLTVGVVVVWLEVTCSSLSLLQNYRVELLAIDPMCSGPFPDLPNNVDVAIIEVGLGGKLDSTNVIKEPVVCGITSLGMDHMETLGDTLGQIASHKAGIFKPQIPAFSVPQLSEAMEVLQERANELTIPLEVVAPLTMEKLNGTRLSLSGDHQLSNAALAVSLCKSWLRRTGNWKNLFEDAYEEDGLPEQFLRGLSAAHLSGRAQIFVDPLINASGRSERLSGDLTFYLDGAHSPESMDACARWYSAAAVERKDLLLSSISSKVETMERARTNSYIKHCHNEESDEILKRILLFNCMDARDPQILLPKLVNTCASSGVYFSKAIFVPSISAYTKVTSATSTIPSYIPGKDLSWQFNLQRIWERIINGKDVPDQNLKIKASVGLPLREFLYEEASCCGPGDGYFACSSAVIPSLPLAINWLRDCVRENPSLRLQVLVTGSLHLVGDVLKLLRR; from the exons ATGGTAAATTGTCTTcatgtgacctataggtcacgagTTCGAGCCGTAGAAGCAGGCACTAATGCCTGCATTAGGGTAGGTCGTCTACATGACACCCTTTGGGGTGTGGCCCTTCCCCGGATCCTGCTAccgcgggatgctttgtgcactggGATGCTTTTTTTAACGGTTGGAGTTGTCGTGGTATGGCTAGAGGTCACATGTTCAAGCCTTAGCCTCTTGCAGAATTACAGGGTAGAGCTGCTTGCAATAGATCCAATGTGCTCCGGCCCTTTCCCGGACCTCCCGAATAAT GTTGATGTCGCCATCATTGAAGTTGGTCTCGGAGGAAAACTGGATTCTACGAATGTG ATTAAGGAACCTGTTGTCTGTGGTATTACTTCTCTGGGTATGGATCACATGGAAACTTTAG GAGATACACTAGGCCAGATTGCTTCTCACAAGGCCGGAATTTTTAAG CCTCAAATTCCTGCATTCAGCGTACCGCAACTTTCTGAAGCAATGGAAGTTCTTCAAGAAAGGGCCAATGAGTTGACG ATTCCGCTGGAAGTTGTCGCACCGCTAACCATGGAAAAGCTAAATGGGACAAGGCTAAGCTTGTCTGGTGATCACCAGCTCAGTAATGCTGCCCTTGCTGTATCCCTTTGTAAAAGTTGGCTTAGAAGAACAGGAAACTGGAAAAATCTGTTTGAAGAT GCATATGAGGAAGATGGTCTACCAGAGCAATTCTTGAGGGGTCTCTCAGCTGCACATCTTTCTGGCAGGGCTCAGATTTTTGTTGACCCTCTGATCAATGCATCTGGACGAAGTGAAAGGTTATCAGGAGATCTGACCTTCTACCTCGATGGAGCTCACAGTCCCGAGAGCATGGATGCTTGCGCAAGATGGTATTCTGCTGCTGCGGTTGAACGAAAAGACCTGTTACTTTCATCAATTTCTTCAAAAGTCGAAACAATGGAGAGAGCTAGGACAAACAGTTACATCAAACATTGTCATAATGAGGAGTCTGATGAAATATTGAAGCGG ATTCTGTTATTCAACTGCATGGATGCAAGAGATCCTCAAATTCTTCTTCCTAAGCTTGTCAATACCTGTGCATCATCAG GTGTTTACTTCTCAAAAGCTATTTTTGTGCCAAGCATTTCGGCCTATACCAAAGTTACTTCTGCTACCTCTACTATACCCTCATACATCCCTGGCAAGGATTTATCGTGGCAGTTTAACCTTCAGAGAATTTGGGAGAGAATCATTAATGGCAAAG ATGTTCCTGATCAGAATCTCAAGATAAAGGCCTCAGTAGGCTTACCACTGCGCGAATTCCTTTATGAAGAGGCTTCTTGTTGTGGTCCAGGAGATGGATATTTTGCTTGTAGTAGTGCGGTTATTCCTTCATTACCATTGGCAATAAATTGGTTGAGGGATTGTGTTAGAGAAAACCCTTCCCTTAGACTTCAG GTTCTTGTCACTGGTTCATTGCATCTCGTTGGCGATGTATTGAAGCTACTAAGAAGGTGA
- the LOC132613496 gene encoding pentatricopeptide repeat-containing protein At2g39620 → MSSILYHQRLLSSCKDLTSLFQIHAHIITSGFTFNISTTTLLINLYSSFKKCNLSRILFDFTPNPPVILWNSMIRAYVRTNQHQEALYMYTSILEHKSIKPDKYTFTFVLKACTGMNDFENGIKIHEEIVKRDLENDVFIGTGLIDMYSKMGDLDSARKVFDKMPKRDVVAWNAMISGVAQSVDPVKAVDLFKEMQFVCQISPNTVTLLNLLPGVCKLMDMRAGRCIHGYVYRRVFPVSVYNALIDTYSKCNYPDVAHRVFNELRGKDDVSWGTMMAGYAYNGNFREVLELFDCMKRTGLKMSKVSAVSALLGAGEMGDLERGIEIHECAIQEMIDSDVMIATSLMTMYAKCGVLDKARDLFWGIKRRDLVAWSAAIAAFSQSGYPQEAISLFRDMQNEYSQPNNVTLVSVIPACAELRAVRLGKSVHCHAIKANIDSDISTGTALVSMYAKCNLFSSALNMFNKMPLTEAVTWNALINGYAQVGDCCNALEMFCQLRLAGLYPDPGTMVGVLPACASLGDVHLGMCLHCQIIRYGFESDCHVKNALIDLYAKCGRLSLAEFMFKITEFSKDEVSWNTMIAGYMHNGLAKEALSAFHSMKFESFQPNVVTIVSILPAVSHLTYLREGMNIHAYVIKNGFQSHKLVGNSLIDMYAKCGQLDLSERIFEEMKNTDGVSWNALLTAYSMHGEGDRALSVFSLMEERDIEFDSISFLSVLSACRHAGLVEEGRKIFQGMRDKYQFEPDVEHYACLVDLLGRAGLFNEIMDLLKTMRMKPDGGVWGALLDASKMHSNIEIAEVALKHLVKLEEGNPAHYVVLSSLYSQSGRWNDAVHTRVKMNEIGLRKNPGYSWVEVK, encoded by the coding sequence ATGAGCTCAATTCTTTACCACCAACGTCTTCTCTCTTCTTGCAAAGACCTCACTTCTCTTTTCCAAATTCATGCTCATATAATCACTTCTGGCTTTACTTTCAACATTTCCACAACAACCCTTCTCATAAATTTATACTCTTCCTTCAAAAAATGCAATCTTTCTCGTATCCTTTTCGATTTTACACCAAACCCACCTGTCATTTTATGGAATTCAATGATCAGAGCATATGTAAGAACAAATCAGCATCAAGAAGCTTTATATATGTACACTTCAATATTAGAACATAAGTCTATTAAACCGGATAAGTATACCTTCACTTTTGTTTTAAAAGCTTGTACTGGAATGAATGATTTTGAAAATGGTATCAAGATTCATGAAGAGATAGTGAAAAGAGATCTTGAAAATGATGTCTTTATTGGGACTGGGCTTATTGATATGTATAGCAAAATGGGTGATTTGGATAGTGCAAGGaaggtgtttgataaaatgcctaAAAGAGATGTTGTAGCTTGGAATGCAATGATTTCTGGGGTTGCACAGAGTGTAGACCCAGTTAAGGCTGTTGACCTTTTTAAGGAAATGCAATTTGTTTGTCAAATTAGTCCTAATACGGTGACGTTATTGAATTTGCTTCCTGGGGTTTGTAAATTAATGGATATGAGGGCAGGCAGGTGTATACATGGTTATGTATATAGGAGAGTGTTTCCGGTTTCTGTTTATAATGCTTTGATTGATACATACTCAAAATGTAATTATCCCGATGTTGCTCACCGAGTTTTTAATGAGTTAAGGGGAAAAGATGATGTTTCATGGGGTACAATGATGGCAGGTTATGCATATAATGGGAATTTTCGTGAAGTTTTGGAATTGTTTGATTGCATGAAGAGGACGGGCTTGAAAATGAGCAAAGTATCAGCTGTAAGTGCATTGCTCGGGGCTGGTGAAATGGGTGATTTAGAGAGAGGGATTGAAATTCATGAATGTGCAATTCAAGAAATGATTGATTCTGATGTTATGATTGCTACTTCATTAATGACAATGTATGCAAAGTGTGGAGTATTGGACAAAGCTAGAGATCTGTTTTGGGGGATTAAGCGAAGAGATTTGGTTGCTTGGTCTGCAGCAATAGCTGCTTTCTCACAATCAGGATATCCTCAAGAGGCGATCTCTCTGTTTCGAGATATGCAGAATGAGTATTCACAGCCAAATAATGTTACTCTGGTGAGCGTAATCCCAGCCTGTGCAGAGCTAAGGGCAGTGAGATTAGGAAAGAGTGTCCATTGTCATGCCATCAAAGCCAATATCGATTCTGATATTTCAACAGGAACTGCCTTGGTTTCCATGTATGCTAAGTGCAACCTGTTTAGTTCTGCACTTAATATGTTCAATAAGATGCCATTAACTGAGGCAGTGACATGGAATGCTCTGATAAATGGGTATGCCCAGGTTGGTGACTGCTGTAATGCATTAGAAATGTTTTGCCAATTGAGGTTAGCTGGATTATACCCAGACCCAGGGACAATGGTTGGTGTGCTTCCAGCTTGTGCCTCCCTGGGTGATGTACACTTGGGCATGTGCCTTCATTGTCAAATTATCAGATACGGGTTTGAGTCGGACTGTCATGTGAAGAACGCTCTAATTGACCTGTATGCCAAATGTGGAAGATTATCTTTGGCTGAGTTCATGTTCAAAATAACTGAGTTCTCTAAGGATGAGGTGTCCTGGAACACAATGATTGCaggatatatgcataatggactCGCCAAGGAAGCCCTTTCCGCGTTCCATTCCATGAAATTCGAATCATTTCAGCCCAATGTGGTCACAATTGTGAGCATCCTGCCTGCGGTGTCACATTTAACATACTTGAGAGAGGGCATGAATATACATGCCTACGTAATCAAGAATGGTTTTCAGTCCCATAAGCTTGTAGGGAACAGTCTTATCGATATGTATGCCAAATGTGGTCAACTTGACCTTTCGGAGCGTATATTTGAGGAGATGAAGAACACTGACGGTGTTTCTTGGAATGCTTTACTTACAGCATATTCTATGCATGGGGAAGGTGATCGTGCTCTTTCTGTTTTCTCTCTAATGGAAGAGAGAGACATCGAATTTGATTCTATATCCTTCCTTAGTGTCTTGTCTGCCTGCAGACATGCAGGTTTGGTTGAAGAAGGAAGGAAAATATTCCAGGGCATGCGTGACAAATATCAGTTTGAACCAGACGTGGAACACTATGCCTGTCTAGTAGACTTGTTAGGACGTGCTGGCTTGTTTAATGAAATTATGGATCTACTTAAGACAATGCGTATGAAACCAGATGGCGGTGTTTGGGGAGCCTTGTTGGATGCATCTAAAATGCATTCTAATATCGAGATAGCAGAGGTTGCTTTGAAGCATCTTGTCAAACTTGAGGAAGGAAATCCAGCTCATTATGTGGTATTATCAAGTTTATATTCTCAATCTGGTAGGTGGAACGATGCAGTTCATACTAGAGTAAAGATGAATGAAATTGGATTGAGAAAAAATCCAGGCTATAGTTGGGTTGAGGTGAAGTAG